The Thiothrix subterranea genome has a segment encoding these proteins:
- the hemC gene encoding hydroxymethylbilane synthase: MSEIIRIATRTSPLAMWQAEHVARRLQALHPDLQIEMVGMVTRGDKILDSPLSKIGGKGLFVKELELGMLEGIADIAVHSMKDVPMEFPEGLHLPVILQREDPRDAFVSNHYQNLDALPHGAIVGTSSLRRQTQIRARYPHLQIKDLRGNVNTRLAKLDNGEYDAIILAAAGLIRLEFQARITAFLSTEQSLPAIGQGAVGIECRRHDPRVENLLAPLRHAETTVCVRAERAMNQRLNGGCQVPVAGFAELQDGALRMRGLIGFPDGSALYTCEQRGCTVDPDALGIAIAEDLLAQGGDKVLALLGIHA; the protein is encoded by the coding sequence ATGTCCGAGATTATTCGTATCGCTACCCGCACCAGCCCGCTTGCCATGTGGCAAGCTGAACACGTCGCTCGCCGTTTACAAGCACTTCACCCTGACCTCCAGATTGAAATGGTGGGGATGGTGACTCGTGGCGATAAAATTCTCGATAGCCCGCTGTCTAAAATCGGTGGCAAAGGCTTGTTCGTCAAGGAACTGGAGCTGGGGATGCTGGAAGGCATTGCAGATATTGCGGTGCATTCCATGAAAGACGTGCCGATGGAATTCCCCGAAGGTTTGCACCTGCCGGTGATTTTGCAGCGTGAAGACCCGCGTGATGCGTTTGTTTCCAACCATTACCAGAATTTGGATGCTTTGCCGCATGGCGCTATCGTGGGAACGTCGAGTTTGCGCCGTCAAACCCAAATTCGCGCCCGTTACCCGCATTTGCAGATCAAGGATTTGCGCGGCAACGTGAATACGCGGCTGGCGAAACTGGATAACGGTGAATACGATGCGATTATTCTGGCGGCAGCGGGATTGATTCGGCTTGAATTCCAAGCACGGATTACCGCCTTTTTATCCACCGAACAAAGCTTGCCTGCGATTGGGCAAGGCGCGGTCGGGATTGAATGCCGCCGCCATGATCCACGGGTGGAAAACCTGCTCGCTCCCTTACGCCATGCTGAAACCACGGTGTGCGTGCGTGCCGAACGCGCCATGAATCAGCGCCTCAACGGTGGTTGTCAAGTGCCGGTGGCAGGGTTTGCGGAATTGCAAGACGGCGCATTACGGATGCGCGGGTTGATTGGCTTCCCCGATGGTTCGGCGCTGTACACCTGTGAACAACGTGGCTGCACCGTTGACCCGGATGCCTTGGGTATAGCGATTGCGGAAGATTTGCTGGCACAAGGTGGGGATAAAGTGCTGGCGTTGCTGGGCATTCATGCCTAA
- a CDS encoding uroporphyrinogen-III synthase, with the protein MPKALQGLHIAVTRPAHQAAGFRQALQQAGAKVLLLPLVEIRPPDNQAAIPLTLAQLSRHDTAIFISANAVEYGLPALNPAQQTVLHQMTLGAIGKQTAKALQQHGFTANWVPAQGFTSEDFLALPQTQHLAGRHILIFRGQGGRELLADTLRERGAQVTYLDVYQRVCPQIDANHLKYLHEQRQLDIITITSSEGLLNLLTLLENPDWIKTVPLLVGSQRMLATARSAGFIGTIRIADNPGDEAMLQALIHWAQEFQA; encoded by the coding sequence ATGCCTAAAGCATTGCAGGGCTTGCACATTGCCGTTACCCGCCCCGCGCATCAAGCCGCAGGGTTTCGGCAAGCGTTGCAGCAAGCTGGCGCGAAGGTATTGCTGTTACCATTGGTTGAGATTCGCCCGCCGGATAATCAAGCTGCAATCCCGCTCACGCTGGCACAGTTATCGCGTCATGACACCGCCATCTTTATTAGCGCGAATGCGGTGGAATACGGTTTGCCAGCGCTGAATCCGGCGCAGCAAACCGTGTTACATCAGATGACGCTGGGTGCGATTGGCAAGCAAACCGCGAAGGCATTGCAACAGCACGGTTTCACTGCAAACTGGGTTCCCGCACAAGGTTTTACAAGCGAAGATTTTCTGGCATTGCCGCAAACACAGCACTTAGCCGGTCGGCATATCCTCATCTTTCGCGGGCAAGGTGGGCGGGAATTACTCGCTGATACTTTGCGGGAACGCGGTGCACAGGTCACTTATTTGGATGTGTATCAACGGGTTTGCCCACAAATCGACGCCAATCACCTGAAATACCTTCATGAACAGCGCCAGCTTGATATAATCACCATCACCAGCAGCGAGGGATTGTTGAATTTGCTCACCCTGCTGGAAAATCCCGACTGGATAAAAACGGTTCCCTTGTTGGTCGGTAGCCAACGCATGTTAGCCACGGCACGCAGCGCTGGATTCATTGGAACCATTCGCATTGCAGACAATCCCGGTGATGAAGCCATGTTGCAGGCGCTGATTCATTGGGCACAGGAATTCCAAGCATGA
- a CDS encoding uroporphyrinogen-III C-methyltransferase: MIDKPATHEADNDTLHTAVDAIEPMGSDTTFGNTPPPQKSASARFAVFVSILAVSFTAVGIAAGYKHWQRMNDKARGNAAEIATLREQLNTVPTSDALNTLRQDLEAKTAKSLSNNEQALQEMARLQHQTRQFADTVASQVEQVTFLQAKMQQSATPASAAEWQIAEVEFLLKLASRQLHLAKDVRTAMTALKEADVLLAKVGSVNYLPVRQQIARDVSSLDAVPVPDLVGVSQRINAMMLGLKPLPALTATPEAEASTSAAEDATAGIEGNSLWADYKRKALDTLNDAVVIRQYDKPLQMQLDADARLHLFQLLQLRLENLRLLVLQEDATGFAAQLNLIRETLNSYYPPDQAKPLLAELDDIGKVELQPVIPDISASLKQLDSARQAETARVLQEQSTQDSATDSPPSTEAADAVAEKPEETKTNSTKKPAKTPDKADSEGGKRE, from the coding sequence ATGATTGATAAACCAGCGACACACGAAGCTGATAACGATACTTTGCACACAGCAGTGGATGCGATTGAGCCGATGGGGTCGGATACAACGTTTGGGAATACCCCTCCTCCTCAAAAATCAGCCAGCGCCCGTTTTGCGGTGTTTGTGTCCATTTTAGCGGTGTCATTCACCGCTGTTGGCATTGCGGCGGGTTACAAGCATTGGCAGCGCATGAACGACAAAGCGCGGGGTAATGCCGCTGAAATTGCCACCTTACGTGAACAGCTCAACACTGTCCCGACCAGTGATGCCTTGAATACCTTGCGGCAGGATTTGGAGGCCAAAACGGCTAAATCGCTCAGCAATAACGAACAAGCCTTGCAAGAAATGGCGCGTTTACAACATCAAACCCGCCAATTCGCTGATACGGTCGCCTCGCAAGTGGAGCAGGTGACGTTTTTGCAGGCGAAAATGCAGCAAAGCGCAACCCCGGCGAGTGCGGCTGAATGGCAAATTGCCGAAGTGGAATTTCTGCTAAAACTGGCTTCACGGCAATTACATTTGGCAAAAGATGTACGCACAGCGATGACCGCGCTGAAAGAAGCGGATGTGTTGTTAGCAAAGGTTGGCTCGGTGAATTATTTGCCAGTGCGCCAACAAATTGCACGGGATGTATCGAGCTTAGACGCTGTACCGGTACCGGATCTGGTGGGCGTGTCGCAACGCATTAACGCGATGATGTTGGGGTTAAAACCCTTACCGGCGCTGACGGCGACCCCGGAAGCAGAAGCATCCACCTCAGCAGCGGAGGATGCCACTGCGGGCATAGAAGGCAATTCCTTGTGGGCAGATTACAAGCGTAAAGCCTTGGATACCTTGAATGATGCGGTAGTCATCCGCCAATACGATAAGCCTTTGCAAATGCAATTGGATGCGGATGCGCGTTTGCATTTGTTCCAACTGTTGCAATTGCGGCTGGAAAATTTGCGTTTATTGGTGCTTCAAGAAGACGCGACTGGGTTTGCGGCGCAATTGAATTTGATTCGAGAAACGCTGAACAGTTATTACCCGCCTGATCAGGCCAAGCCCTTGCTGGCGGAATTGGATGATATTGGCAAAGTGGAATTGCAGCCGGTTATTCCCGATATTTCAGCCAGCCTTAAGCAGTTAGACAGTGCACGTCAGGCTGAAACCGCCAGAGTGCTGCAAGAACAATCCACACAAGACAGCGCTACTGACAGCCCCCCCTCCACGGAAGCGGCTGATGCAGTAGCAGAGAAACCTGAGGAAACCAAAACCAATTCCACCAAAAAACCCGCCAAAACACCGGATAAAGCGGATTCAGAAGGAGGCAAACGCGAATGA
- a CDS encoding heme biosynthesis protein HemY, translating into MMFYLVVLLILIALIVWLGQLVLAHPGIATITWGVWSLEMKTATLAALVLLACVGFYLLVSLLRHGFGMRRSFSRFRAARLGSKANRALTQGLIQLTEGHWDKAEKLLVDHAPYSDTPLLNYLAAARAAHMREAYERRDELLKQAIESDSKANVAVGVSQAEMQFGSGQLEQAHATLIRLRELSPKHPYVLKLLAKVLYRQENWDALLGLLPDLAKQNLLKNDDMSKVQGATLKAMFQHYAKAGQTDKLQAMWKKLPTLIRDNHEAIVLYAKALHTAGDEVACNGLISNILNKRWDDSLADLYGRIQHHSLGNTIQQAEKWQLSQPANNPALLLLLARLYNQQKLWGMAKSYYEASLNQAPNTEGYLELAELLETMKEPENAQRCYRMGLRYCIRTDGEKLNLTPTQRPQVNPQTPPALTPYNGL; encoded by the coding sequence ATGATGTTTTACCTAGTCGTGTTGCTGATTTTGATCGCACTGATCGTGTGGTTAGGGCAATTGGTGTTAGCACATCCCGGCATTGCCACCATTACGTGGGGCGTGTGGAGTCTGGAAATGAAGACCGCCACGCTTGCTGCATTGGTGTTGCTGGCGTGTGTGGGGTTTTATTTACTGGTTAGCTTGTTGCGTCATGGTTTTGGGATGCGCCGCAGTTTCAGCCGTTTTCGTGCCGCACGTTTAGGCAGCAAAGCCAACCGTGCCTTGACGCAAGGCTTGATCCAATTAACCGAAGGCCATTGGGATAAAGCTGAAAAACTGTTGGTGGATCATGCGCCTTACAGCGACACGCCACTGCTTAATTATCTTGCTGCTGCACGGGCTGCCCACATGCGCGAAGCCTATGAGCGCCGTGACGAATTACTCAAGCAAGCAATTGAAAGCGATAGCAAAGCCAATGTCGCGGTTGGGGTGTCGCAAGCCGAAATGCAGTTCGGCAGCGGTCAATTGGAGCAAGCACACGCCACCTTGATACGGTTACGCGAACTGTCCCCCAAACACCCTTACGTATTGAAGTTGCTGGCAAAAGTGTTGTACCGCCAAGAAAACTGGGACGCATTGTTGGGATTATTGCCGGATTTAGCCAAGCAAAATCTCTTGAAAAACGATGACATGAGCAAAGTACAGGGTGCGACTTTGAAAGCCATGTTCCAGCATTACGCCAAAGCTGGGCAGACCGACAAGCTACAGGCCATGTGGAAAAAATTACCCACCCTGATTCGTGACAATCACGAAGCGATTGTATTGTATGCCAAAGCCTTGCACACCGCCGGGGATGAGGTGGCGTGTAATGGTCTCATCAGCAATATCCTCAACAAGCGTTGGGATGATAGCTTGGCGGATTTGTACGGGCGGATTCAACACCACAGCCTCGGTAATACCATCCAGCAAGCGGAAAAATGGCAGCTCAGCCAACCCGCGAATAACCCAGCGTTGCTGTTATTACTGGCGCGTTTATATAACCAGCAAAAACTCTGGGGCATGGCGAAAAGCTATTACGAAGCCAGCCTCAACCAAGCCCCCAATACCGAAGGCTATCTGGAACTGGCAGAATTGCTGGAAACCATGAAAGAACCGGAGAACGCGCAACGCTGCTACCGCATGGGCTTGCGCTATTGCATTCGCACCGATGGCGAGAAACTGAACCTCACGCCAACGCAGCGCCCGCAGGTTAACCCACAGACGCCGCCAGCGTTAACGCCGTATAACGGCCTGTAA
- a CDS encoding malic enzyme-like NAD(P)-binding protein: protein MSNLKEDALKYHAEPRPGKIATHITKPTATQRDLALAYSPGVAEPVREIHKDPEAAYLYTGKGNLVAVISDGSAVLGLGNVGALAGKPVMEGKGLLFKRFADIDVFDIEVATQDVEEFITVVKNIAGTFGGINLEDISAPRCFEIEKRLQAMLDIPVFHDDQHGTAVIIASGLMNALEIQGKKIGDVNIVCVGAGAAGIASMNLLGALGADKQKLLMVDSKGVLHTGRTDLNAFKRDYAVETDKHTLADACQGADVFIGLSGPDIMTVDMLNSMAANPIVFALSNPDPEINPAVALAARSDLIMATGRSDQPNQINNVLGFPFLFRGALDVRARCINIEMLKAAVYTLAELAREPVPQDVLDAYGLDALVFGKEYIIPKPFDLRLRERVPAAVSKAARDSGVARL from the coding sequence ATGTCCAATTTAAAAGAAGATGCGCTGAAATATCACGCTGAACCACGTCCCGGCAAAATTGCCACTCACATTACCAAGCCCACCGCGACGCAACGCGATTTGGCGTTGGCGTATTCACCGGGGGTTGCTGAACCCGTGCGTGAAATCCACAAAGACCCGGAAGCCGCGTACCTGTACACCGGCAAAGGCAATCTGGTCGCGGTCATTTCCGACGGCTCCGCCGTACTGGGTTTGGGCAATGTCGGCGCACTCGCCGGTAAACCGGTGATGGAAGGCAAAGGTTTGTTGTTCAAACGCTTTGCGGATATTGACGTGTTTGACATCGAAGTGGCTACCCAAGACGTGGAAGAGTTCATCACCGTGGTGAAGAACATCGCAGGCACATTCGGCGGGATTAATCTGGAAGACATTTCTGCACCGCGTTGCTTCGAGATTGAAAAACGCCTGCAAGCGATGCTCGACATTCCGGTATTCCATGACGATCAACACGGCACGGCGGTGATTATTGCTTCCGGCTTGATGAATGCACTGGAAATTCAGGGCAAAAAAATCGGTGATGTGAACATTGTGTGCGTGGGCGCGGGTGCGGCGGGAATTGCTTCAATGAACCTGCTGGGTGCATTGGGTGCGGATAAGCAAAAGCTGTTAATGGTCGACAGCAAAGGCGTGTTGCACACCGGGCGTACCGATTTGAATGCTTTCAAACGCGATTACGCGGTGGAAACCGACAAGCATACCTTGGCGGATGCGTGCCAAGGTGCGGATGTATTCATTGGTTTGTCCGGCCCGGACATTATGACGGTGGATATGCTCAACAGCATGGCGGCAAACCCAATTGTGTTCGCGTTGTCGAATCCTGACCCAGAAATCAATCCGGCAGTGGCGTTAGCGGCACGCAGTGATTTGATTATGGCGACGGGGCGCAGTGATCAGCCTAACCAAATCAACAACGTGCTGGGCTTCCCGTTCTTGTTCCGTGGTGCATTGGATGTGCGGGCGCGTTGCATCAATATCGAGATGCTCAAAGCGGCAGTGTACACGCTGGCGGAATTAGCCCGTGAACCCGTGCCGCAAGACGTGCTGGATGCTTACGGCTTGGACGCACTGGTATTTGGGAAGGAATATATCATTCCCAAACCGTTTGATTTGCGTTTGCGTGAGCGTGTGCCTGCGGCAGTGTCCAAAGCGGCGCGTGACAGTGGTGTCGCCCGCCTCTAA
- a CDS encoding M48 family metalloprotease: MRLTTLISSILLSSTALLAGCSVSPVTGEKQLALMSEAEEIQTGQQAHREILAKTPPYQDAGVQAYVSRIGQLMASQSHRNNLRFTFTVLDDPAVNAFALPGGYVYITTGLMAYLNSEAELAGVLGHEIGHVADRHNVQQASWNAVGGLAASVLGEKLGNKELINTIGEFGLSNYSRTQELEADGLGAEYLARAGYDPANMANVIATLQAYDQFKGGSSDPYRDLFATHPNNDVRLQQLIGQARRYGSGTRDAGRDTYLRQIDGLRLPLGNGQTVQVRLLTVRPGDNFNGLAASSRLSNNAAMHLRVLNGLFPNGEPVPGQLLKTIQ, translated from the coding sequence ATGCGGCTAACCACTCTTATTTCCAGCATCCTGCTCAGCAGCACCGCTTTGCTTGCCGGGTGTTCGGTCAGCCCGGTGACGGGTGAAAAACAACTGGCGTTGATGTCCGAAGCGGAAGAAATTCAAACGGGGCAACAAGCTCACCGTGAAATTCTTGCAAAAACCCCGCCGTATCAAGATGCTGGCGTACAAGCCTACGTCAGCCGCATCGGGCAACTCATGGCGTCACAAAGCCATCGCAATAACCTGCGTTTCACGTTCACCGTATTGGATGACCCCGCTGTCAATGCGTTTGCCTTGCCCGGTGGCTATGTCTACATCACGACCGGATTAATGGCGTACTTGAATTCCGAAGCCGAACTTGCCGGGGTGTTAGGGCATGAAATTGGTCACGTCGCTGACCGTCACAATGTTCAACAAGCCTCTTGGAATGCGGTAGGCGGTCTTGCTGCCAGTGTTCTTGGTGAAAAACTCGGCAATAAAGAGCTAATCAACACGATAGGTGAGTTTGGTTTGAGCAATTATAGCCGCACTCAAGAACTCGAAGCCGATGGTTTGGGTGCGGAATACCTCGCCCGTGCGGGATACGACCCCGCTAATATGGCGAATGTGATTGCGACCCTGCAAGCTTACGACCAATTCAAAGGCGGCAGTTCCGATCCTTACCGCGACTTATTCGCCACACACCCCAACAATGACGTGCGTTTGCAACAATTGATTGGGCAAGCCCGCCGTTACGGTAGCGGCACGCGCGATGCTGGGCGTGATACGTATTTGCGCCAAATCGACGGCTTGCGCTTGCCACTGGGCAATGGGCAAACCGTACAGGTACGCCTGCTTACCGTGCGCCCCGGCGATAATTTCAATGGCTTGGCGGCATCCAGTCGCTTGAGCAATAACGCCGCGATGCACCTGCGGGTACTGAACGGGCTGTTCCCGAATGGCGAACCCGTTCCCGGTCAATTACTAAAGACGATACAATAA
- a CDS encoding type B 50S ribosomal protein L31, whose translation MKPGIHPNYREVVFQDMTSGFAFLTRSTVNTRENIAWEDGKEYPLVKVEISSQSHPFYTGKQAVSTTAGRVDKFKSRYARGAK comes from the coding sequence ATGAAGCCCGGCATTCACCCTAACTACAGAGAAGTCGTCTTTCAAGACATGACTAGCGGCTTCGCGTTTTTGACCCGCTCCACGGTCAACACCAGAGAAAACATTGCTTGGGAAGATGGAAAAGAATACCCATTAGTCAAAGTGGAAATTTCTAGCCAATCTCACCCTTTCTACACCGGTAAGCAAGCGGTTAGCACGACTGCTGGTCGTGTAGACAAGTTCAAGAGCCGTTATGCACGTGGCGCTAAGTAA
- the fabA gene encoding 3-hydroxyacyl-[acyl-carrier-protein] dehydratase FabA: protein MSRQSSFTREELLQCGRGEMFGPGNAQLPTPNMLMMDRVVEISADGGAAGKGHILAELDITPDLWFFDCHFPGDPVMPGCLGLDAMWQIIGFYLAWLGNPGHGRALGVGEVKFFGQVLPKAKKVTYKIELTRVITRKLVMGIGNGTMEVDGREIYSAKDLRVGLFTSTDNF, encoded by the coding sequence ATGTCCAGACAATCCAGTTTTACCCGTGAAGAACTCCTGCAATGTGGTCGTGGCGAGATGTTCGGCCCCGGCAATGCGCAATTGCCAACCCCGAATATGCTGATGATGGATCGCGTCGTCGAAATCAGCGCTGACGGTGGAGCAGCAGGCAAAGGCCACATTTTAGCAGAACTGGATATTACCCCCGATTTGTGGTTTTTTGATTGCCATTTCCCCGGCGACCCGGTGATGCCCGGCTGTTTGGGCTTGGATGCGATGTGGCAAATCATCGGTTTTTACCTTGCATGGCTGGGCAACCCCGGTCACGGACGCGCATTAGGCGTGGGTGAAGTCAAATTCTTCGGTCAAGTACTGCCAAAAGCCAAGAAAGTGACCTATAAAATTGAATTGACGCGCGTCATTACCCGCAAACTGGTGATGGGGATCGGCAATGGCACAATGGAAGTCGACGGGCGCGAAATTTACAGCGCGAAAGATTTGCGGGTGGGCTTGTTCACCTCAACCGACAATTTCTAA
- a CDS encoding (2Fe-2S) ferredoxin domain-containing protein, which translates to MSYYQHHVFFCTNQRADGESCCARFDAQAMRDYAKQRTKDLGLHKDGKSRINSAGCLNRCAEGPVIVVYPEGIWYTYVDKDDIDEIIESHLQQGKPVERLMLDPQ; encoded by the coding sequence ATGAGTTATTACCAACACCACGTCTTTTTTTGCACCAATCAACGCGCTGATGGTGAATCCTGTTGCGCCCGATTTGATGCTCAAGCCATGCGCGATTACGCCAAGCAACGCACCAAAGACTTGGGCTTGCACAAAGACGGCAAATCCCGCATCAATTCTGCTGGTTGCTTAAACCGTTGCGCCGAAGGGCCGGTGATCGTCGTTTACCCCGAAGGGATCTGGTACACCTACGTCGATAAAGACGATATTGATGAAATCATCGAAAGCCATTTGCAGCAAGGCAAACCCGTTGAACGTTTAATGCTCGACCCGCAATGA
- a CDS encoding bactofilin family protein, translated as MTTRNTSSASLLEKDLEIIGNIAFQNNLYIHGKVNGNIAAPMDSRAALYIQGDSEVNGEIRAPLIIVSGTISGDIFASRRISLKSTAKIHGNIHYVEIQMDEGAEVNGVLASMNSISDTQ; from the coding sequence ATGACAACCAGAAACACCTCTTCAGCTTCGTTGCTTGAAAAAGACCTGGAAATTATTGGCAATATTGCCTTTCAGAATAATTTATATATCCATGGAAAAGTGAATGGCAATATCGCGGCGCCAATGGATTCGCGTGCCGCTCTGTATATTCAGGGCGATAGCGAAGTGAATGGGGAAATACGTGCCCCACTCATTATTGTTTCAGGCACTATATCCGGTGATATATTTGCTTCGCGCCGTATTTCCCTAAAATCCACTGCCAAGATTCATGGCAATATCCATTACGTGGAAATACAGATGGATGAAGGTGCTGAAGTTAACGGCGTACTGGCGAGCATGAACAGTATTTCTGATACGCAATAA
- a CDS encoding GTP-binding protein yields the protein MSKMINRKIIFTGPVGAGKTTAIAAISDIKPVATDEYASDMTKSRKPQTTVAMDYGLIRLSDNERVHLYGTPGQERFDFMWDILTKGGIGLILLLDNTRKDPFQDIRFYTNAFRDFIEKQQMVVGVTRMDLHRQPGLPEYRRYLESLSLQAPVFEVDARSHKDVTMLIQALLFSLDPGVTN from the coding sequence ATGAGCAAAATGATTAACCGCAAAATTATTTTTACCGGCCCGGTTGGTGCAGGCAAGACCACCGCTATTGCCGCCATCAGTGATATAAAGCCGGTCGCGACCGACGAATATGCTTCGGACATGACCAAAAGTCGCAAGCCGCAAACCACCGTGGCAATGGATTATGGTTTGATTCGTTTAAGCGACAACGAGCGCGTGCATTTGTATGGCACACCCGGTCAGGAACGCTTTGATTTCATGTGGGATATTCTCACCAAGGGCGGGATCGGCTTGATCTTGCTATTGGATAATACCCGCAAAGATCCGTTTCAAGACATCCGTTTTTACACCAATGCTTTCCGTGATTTTATCGAAAAGCAGCAAATGGTGGTGGGGGTAACGCGCATGGATTTACACCGCCAGCCGGGGTTGCCCGAATACCGCCGCTATCTGGAATCGCTGTCATTGCAAGCGCCGGTCTTTGAGGTGGATGCGCGTAGTCACAAAGATGTCACCATGCTAATTCAGGCGCTGTTGTTCTCATTGGATCCGGGAGTGACTAACTGA
- a CDS encoding roadblock/LC7 domain-containing protein, protein MRSEMLNSILSDLNGSSADIEASAVLSTDGLMMASMLPGGMDEDRVGAMSAAMLSLGDRTAEELARGALEQVLIKGARGYILMTHAGNEAVVTVLAKPNARLGLIFLDVKRAAENIGKII, encoded by the coding sequence ATGCGCTCTGAAATGCTGAACTCCATTCTTAGTGACCTGAACGGTTCGTCTGCGGACATCGAAGCGTCTGCGGTTTTGTCGACGGATGGCTTGATGATGGCTTCTATGTTGCCTGGTGGTATGGATGAAGACCGGGTGGGTGCGATGAGTGCCGCTATGTTGTCACTGGGCGACCGGACGGCGGAAGAATTAGCACGTGGTGCATTGGAACAAGTGCTGATCAAAGGTGCGAGAGGCTACATTCTGATGACACACGCGGGTAATGAAGCGGTGGTGACGGTATTGGCAAAACCGAATGCCCGCCTTGGCTTGATTTTCCTGGATGTGAAGCGTGCCGCTGAAAACATCGGCAAAATCATCTAG
- a CDS encoding PAS domain-containing protein — protein MEDMTNKDVRESYTEHRLCYYDGNSRCVLVKDEETPFPEGKLIVSRTDLRGIITHCNQAFVEMSGYTEAELIGQPHYILRHPDMPKAIFKDAWETVARGEKWHGYVKNLCKDGRYYWVYATIILNVRAGNAVSCTSVRRKPSRTQVDACIAYYAQLKQAEV, from the coding sequence ATGGAAGATATGACAAACAAGGACGTGAGGGAATCTTATACAGAACATCGGCTATGCTATTACGATGGCAATTCGCGTTGTGTTTTGGTTAAAGATGAGGAAACGCCTTTTCCAGAAGGTAAGTTGATTGTTTCGCGCACGGATCTGCGGGGCATTATTACCCATTGTAATCAGGCATTTGTGGAAATGTCTGGGTATACCGAAGCGGAATTGATTGGGCAGCCACATTACATTTTGCGACATCCTGATATGCCGAAAGCCATTTTTAAGGATGCATGGGAAACCGTAGCGCGAGGCGAAAAATGGCATGGCTATGTTAAAAATTTATGCAAAGATGGGCGTTATTATTGGGTGTATGCCACCATTATCCTCAATGTGCGAGCGGGGAATGCAGTCAGTTGTACCTCGGTAAGGCGTAAGCCGTCGCGTACCCAAGTTGATGCCTGCATTGCGTATTACGCTCAATTAAAGCAAGCGGAGGTCTGA
- a CDS encoding phosphate/phosphite/phosphonate ABC transporter substrate-binding protein, with protein sequence MQPYVMTVSPDFPPAQIAGWYIFNTWLQRQLGVPIHVSLFDDFASQRAVIQNDGIDLIYANPFDAAMLVREKGFTAIATPLHKSDEAIIAVAVDSPVQRIEDLTPGIRIAATDDPDVNLIAMIMLEPADLSAQNVQTHTVDTYVLVAKRLLQGQADVGFFLRDAFQTLSGMIQRQLRELIRSEIHVIRHVLLASPRLQEQHQQLRRLLPAMNTDLKGQGVLASMGLQGWEIQEQEDTEFMIDLMDTLVN encoded by the coding sequence ATGCAGCCTTATGTCATGACCGTCAGCCCCGACTTTCCACCCGCTCAGATTGCCGGTTGGTATATTTTTAATACGTGGTTGCAACGCCAATTGGGTGTGCCGATCCACGTGAGTTTGTTTGATGATTTCGCCAGCCAACGGGCAGTGATTCAGAACGATGGCATCGACCTGATTTACGCCAACCCCTTTGATGCAGCAATGTTGGTACGCGAAAAAGGCTTTACTGCCATTGCGACACCGTTGCACAAGTCGGATGAGGCGATTATTGCGGTGGCGGTTGATTCGCCTGTGCAACGTATTGAAGATTTAACGCCCGGTATTCGGATTGCAGCAACCGATGACCCAGATGTGAACCTGATTGCGATGATTATGTTGGAGCCTGCGGATTTGTCGGCTCAAAATGTCCAGACGCACACGGTGGATACCTATGTGTTAGTGGCTAAACGCTTATTGCAAGGTCAAGCAGACGTTGGATTTTTTCTGCGGGATGCATTTCAAACACTTTCCGGCATGATTCAGCGCCAGTTGCGTGAATTGATTCGCAGCGAAATACACGTGATTCGCCATGTATTGTTGGCAAGCCCGCGTTTGCAGGAACAGCATCAACAGTTACGCCGCCTGTTGCCCGCCATGAATACTGACCTTAAAGGCCAAGGTGTCCTAGCCAGCATGGGTTTGCAAGGCTGGGAAATACAGGAACAGGAAGATACCGAATTTATGATTGACCTGATGGATACACTGGTTAACTAA